One segment of Primulina tabacum isolate GXHZ01 chromosome 14, ASM2559414v2, whole genome shotgun sequence DNA contains the following:
- the LOC142523926 gene encoding uncharacterized protein LOC142523926 encodes MSLMITKRGIPEAFRGAVYDKVTKAKEYLDEIEKRFAKSDKAETSTILKSLISMKYKGKGNIREYIMEMSHLESQLKALNLELSEDMLVHLLLISLPNQFSQFKISYNCQNEKLSLNEIIFYCVQEKEILKQDKTESAHYASTSKDKGKKE; translated from the coding sequence ATGAGTCTTATGATCACCAAACGCGGCATACCTGAGGCTTTTAGAGGTGCGGTGTACGACAAAGTCACCAAAGCTAAAGAATATCTCGATGAAATTGAAAAGCGCTTTGCCAAAAGCGATAAGGCGGAAACAAGCACGATTCTGAAGAGCTTGATTTCCATGAAGTATAAAGGCAAGGGAAATATCCGAGAATATATTATGGAAATGTCCCACCTTGAATCGCAGTTGAAGGCACTTAATCTTGAATTGTCGGAAGACATGCTTGTTCATTTATTGTTGATTTCTCTTCCAAATCAATTTAGTCAGTTCAAGATCAGTTATAACTGTCAAAACGAGAAATTGTCTCTTAACGAGATCATTTTTTATTGTGTTCAAGAGAAAGAGATATTGAAGCAAGACAAGACTGAAAGTGCCCATTATGCAAGCACCTCTAAAGATAAGGGCAAGAAAGAATGA